Genomic window (Pseudomonadota bacterium):
TCACTGTTATTAATATGGATCTTTCCTGGATGAACAAAAAAATACCTGCTCAGGAAAAAGAGTTGCTCGGCAAGGTTTCCTCTACACGTACGCTGGTCAAGCAAGCCATTAAGACCGTGCAAAAGGTGTCGGCGGGTCTAAGGCCCATAATTCTCGATGATTTTGGCATAGCCGAGGCAATCGCCAACGGCGTTAAAGAATTTCAGGATCAAACAGGCATAGACGCCAGCTTTACGATGGACCAGACTATAGACATCGATAAGGAAAGCGGCAGTTCACTCTACAGGATATTCCAGGAAGCCCTTACCAACGTTATACGCCATGCTAAAGCAACGAAACTTGAGGTCTCTTTATGTAAAAACATCAGCAGCATACAATTGACAGTGAAGGACAACGGACGTGGGATCTCAAATATGGAGATATCCGATAAAAAATCGTTCGGCATCCTGGGGATGCAGGAGAGGGCATCCTTTATCGGTGGGCACCTGGAGATCTCCGGGTCAAAGGACCTGGGAACACGGATAATGGTCGAAATTCCTTTGAAAAAGAGCGAAGCAGAACAATGATTACGATCCTCATCGCTGTTGACCATTTTATCATTCGTCATTGCTGTCTGATTCGCACATTGCTGAGTGTATGGCAGCCAAGGGCTTGAAAATCCGAACCAAACATTATCCACCAAATTACATATCTTAGGTGTTGTAAGGAGATTTGTTTCATAACCCAGGATGTGAGCGGCAGAGTTTATCGAGCAATGCTATCTTTCGACATTGTTGTCGATATTTTTCCAAAAAATGACAAAAATGTTGGTAAATTATGGTTTGATAGATGGTTTCCCTAATGATATCTATTTATTAGAAACAAGTCTTTCTGGTATGAATGTTGCTAAATAAGTAAACAGCCTGGCAAGTTCCTGAGTAATAGATGGAATTATCCGGAAAGAATGTTACAAATGGCATAACGTTGGGCCCTTGACAGGGAAGGAGGTACCCAATGAAAACAAAAATAATCCTACTTGTATTAACCTTTTTGGCAGGATGTGCTATTGTTCCGGTTGCTCCGGTTGCTCCCTATGATGCCTACGGTCCGTATTACTCATCTCCTTACTATGCTCCACCTGTGTATGGATACTATGAATACGGTTACTATAGACCCTGGTATAATGGCTATCACGGTACTCGATATGATAGTTATTATAGAGAAAGAGGATTTGGTTACCATGGTGGTTATGGACATCATAGGTAAGGAAATTAATGTACCCTTTGAATATTTGACATTAATTGAGAACAATGCCAAGGTAAAACAAGTGTGTTACATAAAGAACTAAAATAAGGAGACAACATAAGAATTGCTGAATAATTGGCATTATCCCCATGATAAATTATACAACCTTATGACGAACCAGTGGGTGGTACGTGAAAGAGAGGAAAAAGATGACCGCAAAAACATGTGTTAGGATATTAATATGGGTACTTGTTCTGCTTACAGCAGCACCTCCTGGCGTTTTTGCCCAGAGTAGCGGTGTACCGCCAGTGTTTAGGCAGGAACAGTTGGACCAGATTCTGGCGCCAATAGCACTCTACCCGGACTCATTGCTCGTTCAGGTGCTGATGGCCGCCACCTATCCAATAGAGGTTGTTGAGGCAAATCGTTGGGCCACGGCAAATCGGAGCTTGAGTGCAGGCCGGTTTGCTGCTGCTCTGGACCAGCAGAACTGGGATCCGAGCATCAAGTCGTTAGTGAATTTTCCCTCAGTTCTGGGGATGATGGACCAAAGACTTGATTGGACACAAAGACTGGGAGATGCATTCTTAAGCCAGGAAGATCAGGTAATGGCCACGGTTCAGAAACTGAGAGCAGTAGCACAGGCCCAGAATACGTTGCTAAACACAAACCAGCAAAGAGTGATAACCCAGGGCCAGATTATTGTGATTGAGCCCGTCAATCCTCAGGTTGTTTACGTGCCCGCTTATGACCCCATGATCGTATATGGTCCTTGGTGGCATCCCGCCTACCCTCCTTACCGTTGCTATCCGGTAGGAACAGTAATAACGGGCAGCATTATCTCCTTTGGGCTGGCCGTAGTCATCGGAGCAGCCTGGGGCTATGCTTGGGGCGGCTTTGACTGGGGACACCATCGCGCAACCATCAATGTATATCAGAACACATATGTCAACAACCGCTATATAAACCGTAATGTGTATGCCAGTCGCTATAGTGGTGGCCATGGCGCATGGCAGCATGACCCGGTTCACCGAAAAGGTGCCATATATAGGGATCAAAATGTAGCCCAGCAGTTCGGACAAGTGCCTAAGGGTAATCCTGATGAGAGACGTGACTTCAGAGGCCATACTCCGGACACTACTGGAATGTCGCAGACCCGGAATAGGGGTGACGTGCAGGGGCATAGAGATGTTTCAGGAACTAACCGACCACCGGCACAGAGAGATATAAATGCTACCGCACGTCAGGTGCCTCAACAACAGAGAGTGCAGGCACATCAACAACAAGCGCGGGTACCTCAGCAGCAGAGAGCCCAGGTACCCCAACAGCAGAGGGTTCAAGCATCTCAACAGCAAGTTCAGGTGCCTCAGCAGCAGAGAGCCCAAACACCTCAACAACAGAAAGTACCCACTGTCCTTAACGGTGTCGGCAATAGTGGCCGTGAGGTAAAGACGCAAAGTGACCGCGGCCTTGCAAGCCGCCAAACTGTGATCACCCCGAAAGTTGGCCTGGCAACCCAAAGTGCAAACGTGAGTCGTCCCGGGGGTACGCAAGGAACCCAGCCGAGCAATGTAAATGTAGGTCGTCCAGGAAGTGAAAAGGGAAACCAGCCAGGCGGTGCAAACGCAGGTCGTCCCGATGGGAGTCATCCTTGATAATCATTCGGCCAGAACCACTTACAAATATCCACTTAAGGAGGAATAACATATGATTCAGATGATTTCATATAAGAAACATATTTCTGTATATCGGCTCACTCCGGCGGCTATCTTCGTTCTCATGATGACCATCTTGCTTATTCACTCCCCTGCCAATGCTGCAGCTACCAGGCAGAAGTTCTTCTCGTCTCCTGAAAGTGCTGTGGAAGCAATGGTCAGCGCATTAAAAAATAATGACCAAAAAATGCTTACGGCCATCTTTGGACATGGGAGCAAAGACCTTTTTTCTTCCGGCGACGATGTTGTCGATAGGGAAGATCGTGAACATTTTTTAAGGTCCTATGAGGAAAATAAGAGACTGGAGAAAATGGGAGACAAAAAGGCAATATTCCATGTTGGAAACAAAGACTGGCCTTTTCCCATACCTATTGTGAAGAGAGGCAGATCATGGTTTTTTCATACCAAAGAAGGCAAGGAAGAGATCATTAACAGAAGGATTGGGAAGGATGAGCTTAATGTTCTCCGGGTATGTATGGCCTATGTGGATGCTCAGCGGGAATATGCACTCAAGGATCGCGATGGCGACAAGATTTTGGAATACGCCGGGAAGTTTGTAAGTGATCCTGGAAAGAAAGACGGCCTTTACTGGGAAACAAAGGAAGGTGAGGAGTTGAGCCCTCTGGGGCCTTTCGTTGCAGCAGCCAGAGAGGAAGGTTATGCTACAAAGGAGCCTTATAGCAAACCTATACCCTACCATGGTTACTATTACAAGATTCTTACGGCCCAGGGAAAGAATGCTGCTGGAGGGGCTTATGATTATATAGTCAATGGCAAGATGGTCGGAGGCTTTGCGCTTGTGGCCTATCCTGCCAGGTATGGAAGCTCCGGGATCATGACTTTTGTGGTTAATCAGGATAGTGTGGTTTACGAGAGGAACCTGGGGAAAAGTACGGAAGAGATCGCACAAGCGATGAAAATATTCGATCCGGACAAGGAATGGAAGAAGGTAGAATAGGTACCTCTTTAGTCCATGATCACCTGTAAGGAGAAAAAGAACGGGGTGACAGGTAAGCCCCCCGCTATATTCTCATGATACATTGCCATTGAGTTCCGTATTGTCGAGTGTGTGAAGCACCCTCGACAATACGGAACTATAAATTATCAAAACATGGACAACATTACCTTGCCTTTTTTGTTACTAAAAGCTCGATAAATAACAGCAAAAAAATAATAAAAACTGTTTTCAAAAATATTTTGGTATTATCTTTGATTAAATAAGCTTTCATATTTTTTGATAAAATTGTATATAATTCCACAGCAACATCTAAAAAGACTCGAAAACAATGGAGGTAAGGGGATGAAGTTCTTTATTGACACTGCAAATATTGCAGAGATTAAAAAAGGTATTGAAATGGGTCTTGTTGACGGAGTTACAACCAATCCAACACTGCTTTCAAAAGAAAAAAAGGCTCCGGAAGCTGTCATAAAGGAAATTCTATCTCTTGTTGACGGACCTGTGAGCCTCGAAGTAATAGCAACGGATTCAAAGGGTATGTGTGAGGAGGCAAGGAATCTGTCCATATTGGGATCAAATGCAGTTATAAAAATACCTATGACCGAAGCAGGCATAAAGGCAGTGAGAACGCTATCGCAGGAAGGCATTAAAACAAATGTAACACTGGTATTCCAGCCTCTTCAGGCGCTCATTGCAGCAAAGGCCGGCGCTACATATGTAAGCCCCTTCATTGGAAGGCTTGATGATATATCGCAAAGAGGTATGGGCATCATCGAAGAGATTGGCACGATATTCAACAACTACGGTTTTGATACGGAAATTATCGTTGCAAGTATCAGAAACCCTGTTCATGTGCTTGATGCAGCACTCATAGGTGCGGATATCGCGACAATTCCCTTTAATGTCCTGAAACAACTCATCAGCCATCCATTAACAAACATTGGACTTGAAAGATTCTTAAAAGACTGGAAAAGTATTCAAAAGTGATTGGAGTTTACTAAATTCTTTCTTTTAATGTGGCCGGAATACTCTTTTGCTCCCTGCTGTGGTACTCAACCAGGGGGTAGGTCGTATGCTCGATTCCTGCACCCACCTTCGGCGGGTACCCGCGATTCGTACTCATAGATAGCACCCAGAGGGCACCAGGGCAACGAAGTTACATGATTGAAGGTGAATTGGTATTAGAGGCTTTTTCTGTTATCTATCGAACTCTTGATGGTAAGAGGGTCAATATAGACGATATCACCGCCTATGGGTATACCTGACGCTATTCGTGTAATTTTTATATCCAGCGATTTCAAAATTTCGCTGATATAATGGGCTGTTGTATTCCCTTCCATATTTGGATTGGTTGCTATGATTACTTCCGTAATCCCTTCCCGGATAATTCTTTCTTTCAGCTCCTTAATCCTCACTTCATCGGGGCCAATCCCTTCAATGGGATTGATGACGCCGTGGAGGATATGATACCTGTAATGTCCTGGGTTCGATGACTCAATAACCATCATATGCGATGATTCTTCCACAACACATACGGTATGCTTGTCTCTTCTTTCGTCACGGCACGTAAGACATGGGTCAACATCCGTAATATTGAAGCATACGCTGCACAGCTTTATCTTGTTTTTTACATCCAGCAGGCTTTGAGAAAGTTCGGATATATAACTTTCCTTTGAGTTTAACAGAAAAAAGGACAGTCTCGTTGCTGTCTTTTTGCCTATTCCCGGCAGTCTGGAAAGGTTTTCTATTAGTCTTTCAATAGGTTCAGGATAAAACATTTACAACCCGAAAGGCATTTGTCCGCCGCCGAAACCGGTGACTTTTTCCATTTCTTCCTGCATCATATCTTTCGATTTGTTCAAGCCTTCATTCACGGCAGCAACAACAAGATCTTCAAGGAGTTCTTTGTCCTTCTCTTCCCAGATTTCATCTGAAATCTTCAACGAGATTATTTCCTGTTTTCCGTTCACCACACAGGAGACCATTCCACCGCCTGATTGGGCTTCAACGGTCCTAGTTGCCATCTCAGATTGAACTTTCTGGAGTTTATCCTGAATCTTTTTTGCCTGGCTTAACAATTGTCCAAAATTCTTCGACATATATCCTCCTCTTCTTTAATTTCAGCGGGTAAACCCCCGCAGCTTACTGCGCGTTGTCATTCCGTGCATGACACGGGAGTTTTTACTTGCAAAGCAACATCTGGGAAACTAAGTTCACTAAATACTGGATCAAATCAGGCATGACATGAACTACCCCGCCTCAAGCGAAAGGGAAAGCTCTTTAGCCATCCTCATATCTTAAATAGCGATTCTGCTTCTTTCACATAATCTTCAAGCAAATGCCTTTTCTCTCCTGAAACTCTAAAATTAAGACCCATATCTTTGCCAAAAAACACTTTTAAGTGTTGTTTTATTTCTTCTTTCAAATTCATGTCATTTTTTACAAAAGCATACTTTTTATCGAGCGATATTATAATATTTTCATCTTCTATTTTGAGGTCAAGATTTTCAAGAATACTTCCGATAAAAGGTTTTTTCTTTCTCAGATACTCAACAAAATCCTGCAAATCTCC
Coding sequences:
- a CDS encoding DUF3300 domain-containing protein, whose amino-acid sequence is MTAKTCVRILIWVLVLLTAAPPGVFAQSSGVPPVFRQEQLDQILAPIALYPDSLLVQVLMAATYPIEVVEANRWATANRSLSAGRFAAALDQQNWDPSIKSLVNFPSVLGMMDQRLDWTQRLGDAFLSQEDQVMATVQKLRAVAQAQNTLLNTNQQRVITQGQIIVIEPVNPQVVYVPAYDPMIVYGPWWHPAYPPYRCYPVGTVITGSIISFGLAVVIGAAWGYAWGGFDWGHHRATINVYQNTYVNNRYINRNVYASRYSGGHGAWQHDPVHRKGAIYRDQNVAQQFGQVPKGNPDERRDFRGHTPDTTGMSQTRNRGDVQGHRDVSGTNRPPAQRDINATARQVPQQQRVQAHQQQARVPQQQRAQVPQQQRVQASQQQVQVPQQQRAQTPQQQKVPTVLNGVGNSGREVKTQSDRGLASRQTVITPKVGLATQSANVSRPGGTQGTQPSNVNVGRPGSEKGNQPGGANAGRPDGSHP
- the recR gene encoding recombination mediator RecR, which codes for MFYPEPIERLIENLSRLPGIGKKTATRLSFFLLNSKESYISELSQSLLDVKNKIKLCSVCFNITDVDPCLTCRDERRDKHTVCVVEESSHMMVIESSNPGHYRYHILHGVINPIEGIGPDEVRIKELKERIIREGITEVIIATNPNMEGNTTAHYISEILKSLDIKITRIASGIPIGGDIVYIDPLTIKSSIDNRKSL
- a CDS encoding DUF2950 domain-containing protein, whose translation is MIQMISYKKHISVYRLTPAAIFVLMMTILLIHSPANAAATRQKFFSSPESAVEAMVSALKNNDQKMLTAIFGHGSKDLFSSGDDVVDREDREHFLRSYEENKRLEKMGDKKAIFHVGNKDWPFPIPIVKRGRSWFFHTKEGKEEIINRRIGKDELNVLRVCMAYVDAQREYALKDRDGDKILEYAGKFVSDPGKKDGLYWETKEGEELSPLGPFVAAAREEGYATKEPYSKPIPYHGYYYKILTAQGKNAAGGAYDYIVNGKMVGGFALVAYPARYGSSGIMTFVVNQDSVVYERNLGKSTEEIAQAMKIFDPDKEWKKVE
- the fsa gene encoding fructose-6-phosphate aldolase; translation: MKFFIDTANIAEIKKGIEMGLVDGVTTNPTLLSKEKKAPEAVIKEILSLVDGPVSLEVIATDSKGMCEEARNLSILGSNAVIKIPMTEAGIKAVRTLSQEGIKTNVTLVFQPLQALIAAKAGATYVSPFIGRLDDISQRGMGIIEEIGTIFNNYGFDTEIIVASIRNPVHVLDAALIGADIATIPFNVLKQLISHPLTNIGLERFLKDWKSIQK
- a CDS encoding YbaB/EbfC family nucleoid-associated protein, whose protein sequence is MSKNFGQLLSQAKKIQDKLQKVQSEMATRTVEAQSGGGMVSCVVNGKQEIISLKISDEIWEEKDKELLEDLVVAAVNEGLNKSKDMMQEEMEKVTGFGGGQMPFGL